From a region of the Lactuca sativa cultivar Salinas chromosome 4, Lsat_Salinas_v11, whole genome shotgun sequence genome:
- the LOC111877745 gene encoding uncharacterized protein LOC111877745, with translation MVFTKDIIVPTSFNQTPNVSGHNRRLRRIFKGAVGALDGTLVHAIVPLDKQHLYRGRGLGDCYQNVLAISDFNLIFTFVVAGWQGIAHDSRTLSEALTDRDAPFPFPPPDKYYLCDVASTHTRGFMARYRNVWYWLGDFHRRRALTNKEKFNHSHAKLRNFIERAFGVLKARFPILKRMTPFQLVTQRNIGIACFALHNYIRKEELSDECFSQFNQVDISLQSNNVQDDDDDDDEEEDVDEVQPHGNARDWEYMVHLRDQIADQLMRNVK, from the exons ATGGTGTTCACTAAGGATATAATAGTACCAACTTCCTTTAATCAAACTCCAAACGTTTCGGGACATAATAGGAGGTTACGAAGGATTTTCAAAGGAGCGGTTGGTGCACTTGATGGAACTTTGGTACATGCTATTGTCCCTCTTGACAAACAACATTTGTATAGAGGAAGGGGACTCGGCGATTGTTATCAAAATGTATTGGCAATAAGCGACTTCAACCTGATTTTTACGTTTGTCGTGGCCGGTTGGCAAGGGATAGCACATGATTCAAGAACATTATCTGAAGCTTTAACAGATCGAGATGCACCATTCCCATTTCCACCGCCAG ATAAGTATTATCTTTGTGATGTTGCGTCTACACACACCCGAGGATTTATGGCTCGTTATCGTAATGTGTGGTATTGGCTTGGAGATTTTCATCGAAGACGTGCATTAACCAACAAAGAAAAATTTAATCACTCACATGCAAAACTTCGAAATTTCATTGAGCGTGCTTTTGGTGTCTTGAAAGCACGTTTCCCTATATTGAAGAGAATGACTCCATTTCAATTGGTTACACAAAGAAACATCGGCATTGCATGTTTTGCGCTTCATAATTATATAAGAAAAGAGGAATTAAGTGATGAGTGTTTTTCTCAATTTAATCAAGTCGATATATCACTTCAAAGCAACAATGtacaagatgatgatgatgatgatgatgaggaggaggacGTGGATGAGGTACAACCACATGGAAATGCAAGAGATTGGGAATATATGGTTCATCTACGAGATCAAATTGCTGACCAGTTAATGCGAAATGTAAAATga